Part of the Sporomusa termitida genome, ACTCGGTTACGGTTAGGAGGTCAGGCGGTTTCAGTATGGCAATGGCATCGTTCAGCCACGCCGGCCACTCAAGGGGAGTTCTTTTTCTTTGACCGGCGCGGCGGAGTGTAGACTCCGTCAATGCTGATTTGTTCGAGCCCATCGGTTATTACCTCATTGACCAGCTTCTCTATCCGCCTCGCGGTTACCGCATCCACATGCGAGGCCACCTCCACCGATACCCGCCGGCCCAGCGTCAGGAGCGAGCGCTTCAGGACAACGAAAAACCGCTGCAGGGTATCGGTGATTTCTTCCGCACTGACATATTTGCCCTTTAGCTCCCCGAGCTTGATGGCGGCCGAGGCGGCGGCCAGTTTCTTTAAATCGGTGTCCGCTTTTAGTTTTTGCTCTTTAAGCGCAACGGCGTCCGCCTGCCCCTCGGTTCGGATGCCGCCGCCCACCAGCCCCCGCCAGCGAAGAATATCTCGGAGGCACCACCAGCCGTGCTCTTCTTTCGGACAGCCGTCCCGGACCCAATAGGTCAGGGTGGATTTGTCAACGCCCAGTAATTCGCATACGTCTGAGGTGGAAATGCATTTTTTGCCGCCAATTACGCGGCCCCACTCGTCTGCCATTTTGGTCGCTCCCCCCCTTTCCGCCCATAAAAAAAGAAGCCTTTTATGGCTTCTTCGCGTACCTTCCTTCTATTATATAATTGCTATCCGGCCCGCTGCGATTTCTTCCTCGATCTCGCTTTCAGTATACATTACAATCTCGGTATCCCGAGGGTCTTCGGAGGCCAGTACGCAAGCGTCATGCCATTTGCCAACCACCTTATAGTTCTCTTTCCAGCCTTTCAGTGTAAGAAGGGTTCCTTTAGCGTATTTCATCGTTTTAACCTCCTGTTCTTTTCTTGTGTTCATGTTACCTCAAAAAGCACAGTTAATCAACTCATTTCTTCTATTTTCATCGATTATCTCCTTTTTTCTCGCTATTACTTTTTTTATTTATTAGGAGGTCATCGTCCCATGAAAGCAACAGTCTATAAAGGCACTTTCCTAAGCCACGCCCTTCCTATCATTGCTTTTGATCGCATCTCTATCGCCGCCTTTGAGGGGATACTTTCCGTAGCCAGTTTTGGCACTGCCGAGAATTTCCGCATTACGGCGTATATTGTAGAACCCAGCCAAGCCTACCTTACTGCTGAGGAATGGCGTAATCTCGTTTTGAAAGTGCAAGCCTCCCCCGATAAGCTGGTGGACATTGTATTCTAGTATCCGAACACGAAAAAAGGAAGCCGTGTTTGGCTTCCTGTAGTCTTTATTCGCTATTTTTTTATTGTAAGCCAGCCTTCTTCAAGCCCTTCCTCGATCTCATCCTCTGTAAACAGAACCTCATCGTTTTCATCATCTTGATATGCCAGTACATAACTGCCGTTTACGATATTGAGCCTGTCGACTACCCTATACAATTCACCGTTCGATTCGAAAATGGTTCCTTTGGGGTATTTCATCTTACACTCTCCAACTTTTATAAAAATTTTCCTGGAGGCGTTCCATGCGGATTCTTTGTATCAGGAGAACGTCTTTTTCTGTTACTTGCCTGGACGGCACAAATATATTTAATTTTTGAAGCTCTTTAGAAACCAGCTTGCGGGGGTATCCAAGAAGCATGTTCCGTCTCTCCTCCCTGTTCTTTCGTTGTGTTCATGTTAGCTCTGAAAGCGCAGGAAATCAAGCGTTATCTTTCCTTTTTTAGACTTTATCTCACTATTGCTCCATATTTCTCGCTATACCTGCCTCCATCAGACCTTCCAGCAATCGTCGACTTTTCTCTTCTATTGTCCGGGCGTTAATATCAATGCCGAAACCGGCAAATTTGAACACGTTACCAGCCACATAGGCGATATATTCCTCGATGTAAGGCAATGTATCCCGGTGAAAGCACTCATTCCACATTTCAGCGACAACCGTTTCCGGCGATCCACTATATACTTTGTTATCTATCATTACTTGCATTGTTATCACCACCTAAAATTATAATTCGGCTTGTATCGCTCTTGTTCCGGGAAAGCCGATTCCTTGATTGCCCGATGGAGAATGCCGATATCAAAACCCGCTTCCTGGTAGCCTTTCCGAATAATGTAGTAATATCGGTTGCCTGGCGTACCAAGCGGAAACCCCTCGTTCATCACGTACACCATCGCCTTGACCCGCTCGCCCTTAAATGGTACTGTCACGATTTCCTTGCGATAGAGGCGTGGAAAGCCTTCATAGCGGTCCAGCGCCACCTCGTCGGCTGGCTCAATCCCCCAGAGCAGCACCGGCACTATACCGGCGGCGTCTGGTTCAATGTTCATCACTGCATTGCCTTCCATACCCCGAAAGCTTGCTCTGTATCCCCTGAGCTTCGCCGGTCCCAATACCTGCGCGGTTGGGCACCGCATCGCCATCTGTTCAATATTCAAATTGCTTCCGTAAGCCAAATAGATTTTTTTCAAACTATATTCCTCCACTCTTTTATTGAGGCGGGCGGCAAAGCCGCCCTGCCTTATTTTCTTATGACGCCGCGTATCTCCAGGCGCTATTGCCTTCCAGCTTTTCTAAAAGGTGCTGTCTGGCCGTTTTGAACTCGTCGCCGATCAGGCCAAGGCGCAGGAGCCAGGTCCTGAAGGTGAACTTTTCGTTCGTAGTGGCCGTTTTTCTGGCTGACGCTCCCCTTTGTGCGATTGCCTGGTGGCTGATCGCCAGGCAAAGCTGGATGTATGCCTTTATTTTCCCGGCGTGAGTGGTGGAATTAAAAAGCCTGAATTCCACCGTCCCTTTCGTAAAGACTGAGTGGAAATTCAGGCCATGATATCTGCTTTTATGATAATGAATGTTGGTTCCGCCACTATAGGGTTTATACCAAAGTTTTTTTAATGCTTCCATGGTCGCAGGCTTAGTGCGATTGATGTCTTCTACCAAGCTGCCATTCACCTTTTGGCAATATTTTCTCATCCGTTCAAGGTCAACATGGAGGGCTTTGTACAGCATGTCCTCCTTGCTTGCCATCAGGTTGAGCAGGTTGCGCAGCGTTTTGGCGTTATGGTTGGCGGCGTCGACATGGATGTGAATGCCGCAGGAGGAGTTCACAAAGGCCCCACCCTTCCGAAGTCTCCTGACCAATTCCTGGATGGTTTCGATATCCTCATATCGGCATTTCGGCGAAACCACCTCGACTTGACGTTCATCGTCGTTGGCGAACATCCGTACCCCGTTTACTTTTTTCTGGGCCGTAATACTACCGTCTCTAACCACCAGCCAGGTGCGGCCTTGGTTATCGGGAACCTTATATGTTCCATACGAGTTATTACTGCTTGTACCAAAATAGGCGGCGATGGTTGTTGCTGCTTGGTATCTGGTAATTCCGGTAAGCTCAATTTCGATGCCAAAGTACTGGTTTTTCATACTGCTAACCTCCTGTGCTTTTGGTCACTGTCATGTTACCTCCAAAAGCACATGAAATCAAGCAAATTATTTGATTTTTTGCATATTATATCTTATTTCCTCATTGTTCCTCACGTTTACGTCTATTAACACGCTTTTTCTTTCAAATCCCATTTGAAACCCCGAACAATACGTATCTTACGTGTATCAGACGGTGTCGGCAGGCGCATCGCTACCTGTGGACAAACGCGCCTTTCGTCTTTTTATCGCCTCATGCACCTGTTTTTCCGTACGGAAAGAGCCGTTGCCATCCAACCGGCCAAGGAATAGCTTCCGGCTGGCACTGTACTCCTGACCAATAAAACCGAGCCGGAGCAGCCAAACCCGGAATGTGTATTTCTCATTGTCTGTTTCCTTTTCATTTGGCGTAGCATGTCGCTGCATCATAGCCATGGCATTTACTGCAAAGGCAAATTGAATATAGGCGGCGATGGCCTCTGGATTCAGCGTTGCAGCAAACCAGCGTAAGGTGATCGTATCCTGAGTAATCGCAAGACCCGGCGAGACTTCGCTACCTGCCACTTCCAAAAAATCCTCAATCGTTTTGAGACGAACGGCGTTAATTTTCTTCACTATCTCAGGGATCATAAAGGGTTGGCCAGTGCCCATCGCTTTAGCAATCAGCCGTTCCTTGGCTGATAGGATATTGACAAGGTTCTGCAGCGACCTCCCCCAGTGGCCATCAATCGAGAGCGTTACTGCCGCTCTCCCTGCCGCTTCTATCCCATTCTCTTCAAGGACTTTCAAGACTGCGAACACTTCGGCCACATTGTCTAGTTTCACTCCTTCGGTAACAACTGCGCCAGCCTTGTCAACAAGCCACTCGCGTCCGCTGCCGTTAGGCTCGGTGATTAGATACCCAAATCCCCGCGTGCCTTGGTAAACCGCCTGTGTGCCAAAATGGGCGGCAATCAGAGCGGCTACCTCCTTTCGCCCGCGACCAGTCACCTGCATATGAAACTTAAAATCGTGCTTTTCCATATAAGCCCTCCCTTGTTCGTTTCGTCAGTGCACATGTTACCATGAACACGCGGGAAAGCAAGTTAATTCTGCATCGAGGGAAGGGTTTTCGCCAGAGCATAGACCACATTAACCGTTACCGCGTTTCCGGCTTGCTTGCGAAGTTGGGCTTCCTGATTTACAGCCCTTGCTTTTTCGAACAGCTCATCCGAAAACCCCTGCAGTCGCCAGCACTCCTTGGGCGTAAGCCGCCTGATCCGAAAGGCAGGGTCCTTTATGGCTATGCCGTGCGTGTCCTGCCCGGTAAGGGTAAACATCGGCTCGCCCGGATTTTTAAACAGTCGCCCGTTTTGGCGCTTCCCCATCCGGTTAAGCCCGATAACCGGCCGAACCAAATACAGGCCGGTTCCTTTATCGAGGCCGCCGCTAGCATTGGTTACAGTCGCGCTGGCCCCGTTTGGGTCGTAAACCCGGTATCCTTGCATTCCGCCAACAATTTGTTTAAGAGCACGGCCGTTCGTTCCGGCGACAGGTAGTATTTCTCTTCGACCTCGACTTCTAAGATTTGCGATAATGAACACCCTTTCTCTTGATTGGGGGACTCCGAAGTCTTTAGAATTGAGAACCTGCCAGATTGCATCATACCCCGCCTCGTCCAGTTCAGCGAGAACCTCGGTAAAGTCCCATCCCTCATGGATATGAAGCAGGTTCTTAACGTTTTCAATGAGAAGGTATGTGGGTTTATCTTCTTCGTTTTTGCCTTTGACAAGGTTAATAATCGTGTAATAGATTCCACTTCGCTCGCCAGCGAGACCTTTTCGTCGCCCATTGGCGCAGCTAACGTCCTGGCAGGGGAAGCCAAAGCACCAGATGTCTGCTTGCGGGATATCTTCCGGTTTGAGTTTTGTAATGTCACCGCTATACCACTCTCCTTCGGTATTATACATCGCCTGGTAAGACCGCACAGCATACTTGTCGCACTCCGAGTAGCCGATGCATTTATGGCCGGCAAGTTCAAGCCCCAGACGGAAGCCGCCAATGCCAGAACAAAGATCAATAAAGGTCATCATGACGCCATCTCTCCGGCGACATCCATATATGCCTTTTTCTCCCCGTTCCTTAACAGGAACACTCTTTTATAACTGTCAGTGAAGGCAATGTAGCGACTGACAATCACGTCAGCGTATACCGGGTCAATTTCCGAGGTATAGCAAACGCGCCCAGTCTGTTCGGCGGCAATAAGCGTAGAGCCGGAACCGCCAAAGAGGTCAAGGACGATATCCCCGGCCTTGCTGCTGTTTTGAATGGCATTGACCGGAATGGCCACCGGCTTCATCGTCGGATGGTCGGAGCTCCGGCTGGGCCGATCAAACGGCCAAACTGTAGTTTGCTTGCGGTCGCTGTTCCAAACATGGGCCGCGCCCGGCCGCCATCCATACAAAATGGGTTCGTGCTGCCAGTGATAGTCCTGGCGGCCAAGCACCATGCTGTTTTTTATCCAGACGAGGCACTGCTTCAAAAGCCAACCGGCGTCCACCATCGCCTTGCGAAAGTTCAAACCTTCGGTATCGGCGTGACAAACATAAATGGCACCTCCCGGTTCCACTGCTTCCAGCATGTTTTGATACGCTTTCAAGAGAAACTTGTAAAAATCGCCATCGGCCATGCTATCGTTTTGAATTTTAAGGCTGTCCGCCGTTTTGCCGACGTACGATACGTTATACGGCGGGTCGGTAAAGACCATGTTGCAGAGCTTGCCGTCTACGAGCCGCTGGACATCTTCCGCCTTGGTGGCATCACCACACAGCAGACGGTGCCGGCCAAGCAGCCAGATATCTCCCGGCTTGCTTACCGGATTTTTAATTTTCGCGGCTTCTTCCTCCGCGTCGAAGTCATCCTCGACAGCCTGTTTTTTCGGGGAGTTGGCCTCTTCGTCAGCCAAAGCCACGCGCATTAATTCTTCAATTTCCAAATCATCGTAGCCGGTAATCTCAATGTCCATACCAGTCTCCTGCAGTTCAGCGAGCAAGTCCTGCAGTTTCGGTATGTCCCAGCCGCCGCCGGTCTTGTTGAGCGCGATGTTAAGGGCTTTCTCTTGGTCACGTGGGAGGTCTACCAAGGACACCTCGACAGTTTTGTTTCCTGTCGCCTGGAGTATCTTCAGGCGCTGGTGGCCGCCGACCACCACATAGCCGCGCTTGTTGACGATGATCGGATCAATATAGCCAAAGGTGAGAATGGATTTTTTGAGTTTCTCATATTCCTTGTCGCCCGGTTTTAAGTCAATGCGCGGGTTATAGGGCGCGGCGTTTAATTTTTCGATTGGCAGTTTTACAATCTCCAAGTCTTTACCTCCCAACAAAAAAACGCCCGCATAAACGGACGTTTAAGAATTTCTGTATGTAATGTTAAATAAAAATACCATATTTTTAACTGCCAAACTCTTACAAACCCTCAGTACCACTGAATTTGCGCGTTTGAAAAGTTGAAAAGTTGAACAATTTTTTTTAATTTTTCGCGGGAATTTATCGCGGCATAGCCGACCCCTGCGGCCCCCGCCCCCCTGGAAGGAACCGCCCAATTTATTTCCAGGAAATAGGTGAAAAAAACCATCACCGGATCGGCCGGCCCTGCTTCGGGACAAATGCACCGTGTTTCCTCTCAATGGGCGGGGCGTTGGCTTTCATCGCCTGCCAGCTCGTGATATAGCCGCTGCACTGACCTTGACGCCATTCCACTCGATTTGCCATGCAGACTTCCAAACCGTGGTTCAAGCAGTCTGTCCGGCTACACACTACCGTTGGCATGAGGCTACCTCCATAAAAAGTAAGACCGCCCCAAATGGACGGCCTCACGTATTTCCATGATACAATTATAACCTGTCAAGCCCCCTCAAAAGTCTAATCTTTGTCTAATCTATCAATCCCATTTCTTTCGCCAGCGCCAGTAATATCCCATCTGTCCAGTTATAGAGTGTGGCCCGGCTGCAATTTAACTGCATCGCCATTCCTATATCGGTTAACGGCTGCGGGCGTGTCCAATATTTTAATTCGATCAACCGGAACTTCTCTTCCGGCAGGGCGCTAATGACTGTTTCTATAGCCCGGATGGTCTGCTCAGCCCGCTTGATCCGTTTATTCGTGATCAACTGCATGACCTTCGCTTCGGTCGGCCTGGATGTATCCGTTCCCCGGATACCGCTTTCATCAGCCACCGGCGACTGCAGGATTAAATTGTCTTTGGTTTCCAGGAGATCGGCTTTGGTCTGATGATAGTCCTTGAGTTCGGCTTCAATGTAGGCTTTTAGTTCACGTTTGAGCCGCATTTAGTCTTCTTCCTGTCTCGGATTAATGATTTTACCATTTACCGCCTGCCGGAGCCATTTGCTGTACTGATAGGCTTTGTCGACTTCTTTCTTGGGCTCATCTTTATGCCCAACCCGGAGCAAGTATTTCAGCGCATTGCCGCGCAGATATCCTTGGAATTCCTCCGGGCTGAGATACATTTGCAAAACCTCGATGGGTTCAACCCGAGCGATTTGGTAATGCTTTTGATTAGACGCTAACCATTTACTCAAGGGCTGCATCCTTTTTTGCTGTGACAAATGCTTCCCCCAGCACTTCCGGTTGCAGAAATTGTTTTCTCTGATGTTGCATTGGTATCTTAGGAAGCCGGAGCCGCAATAATCGCATTTAACAAATTTCTTGCTCATCTAGTCCTCCTGTACCGAATTTATTTTTCAATCGTTTGCTTCTTGGCTTTCCCCTTGGCTTTACCGGCAGCTTTCTGCTCTCTTTTCTGCCTCTCGGCCCTTTTAATCCGCCGCTTCCATTCGGAACGAATCGGCAGCATATTCATGGCTTGTCCTCCCATATCTTCATTGGTCACAATTCGGTCACACAAAGGGCACACATCGGGCACGAATGTCACGGGAGGAAAAAGCGGAAAAACCCGCATAATTACTGGATTTTTGAGTACTTCGGTCACAAGTCTCTATATAAGATATATATACTTTATATATTTATATATTTTGATAATTCTTCTTTTATATATATATAAAATAGAGGTGACTACCGTGACCATTAGTGTTCGTAAGGGTTCCATCCGTTACCTATTGGTGACTTTTCGTGCCTTTCGGTGACTTTATGCCTCTTGAATCTTTGCGTAAATCCGAAAGGACTTGCCGTCAACTTTTTTAAAGACTGTTTTAAACAGGTTTTTGCTGCTCAGAATCCGGCCAAAGTTGATATTGCTCACCGGAGACAGCCCATTTTCCCGGCACCAGGAAGAGTATTGCAGATAAACATCCCGCGCAATCTGATTTTCCACCTGATGACTTTCGACAAACAAGAGGACCGGATTGTTGATGCTCTCATACAGCTTCAGTTGCTCAGAAACCTGGGCACTGTTCGTAAACCGCTTATTCTTAAGCAGCCGCTTAAGTCCGTCAACCGCCAGCTTAAGCAAATACTTCATGCCGGTTTCCGTGAGCAGCTTGTCTTTAATAAACGGGTCATAATCCGGATCAGTTACGCTGAATCTGGCGTTGAATGGAATGATAATTAGGCGGCGCATGAAACCGTGGCTCTGGTCGTTGATGCGGGGCATTTCATTCGTGCAAAACACCAGCGTGGCATAGTTATCCAACATGAACGGCGTTTCGCCTTTGTTTTCCACCATGATGCTCTCGCCTGTCACCAATTTCTTAAAAATGCTGGAATTCTCCCGGTAGTTAGAACTGATGTCATCACCGATGTTAGCCAGCTTGCCGAATAGTTGCGCATTGACGAAGCGTTTTTCAAAGTCGGCGGGCTCCAGGGTGGCGATGTTTTCCCGGCCCAGCATGGTCTTGATCATGTCAAGAAAAGTGGATTTTCCGTTTTCGCCCCCAGCGGTCAGAAAGAAGGTTTTCCCGAAGGATTTTTTCCGGTACAGGCAATACCCGATCATTTCCTCAAGCAAGAGTCGCAGGTTCGCATCCTTACAGGTGATCTTGCCGAACACTAAATCGACGGTTCGGTCATACGTGGCGGGGTCGTAATCGTAAGGAATTCTGTTTTTCAGGACAATCTTTGGGGTGTAATCCAGCAGACTGTCGGTTTCGATATCATAAATCTTGCTTTTCAGGCCGACGAAGCGCGCTTCGGCCAGGCTGGCATCGCTGTCGCAGGTCACCTGGATATACCGCAGCACCTCGTTGCGCTGGCTTGATGTTAAGGTCGGAATTTTGTCAAGCATTTTCCGCTCGAAAACTTCCCAGTTGTTCGTATACAGGCCATGCCGGTAAATATGCAGCAAGCCGTTAATCCTCACCACATGCTCGTTGTTCATAAACCAGCGGGCAAAGCCATCGTGCAGAAATTTACCACGCTCGCTGAAGAACGTTTCCGTTGGGAAAGCCTCGTCACGGGTGATGGTGTCTATTTCCCGCTGGGCGAGCGGCGTTTTGAGGATGAATTTGTTAATCAGATTGATCGTCTCGACAATGGACTCTTTGGCCAGACCCGCCGACTGCAATTTCACAATATAATTAAAGAGTTCCTGGTTCCGGCCGTCGCCCTCCCCAAGGCTAAACCAGTTCACCGGGGTGATTTTAACCGGGCGCAGCCAATCGGGCAGCTCGTCAGGCTCCTCGGTCTGGTTCAGCCATTCCCTGGCCGTACCGTTCACAACCAGAGGAACAAGACTGTTCTTTAGGCCCACGCCGACATCGATTTTAATGCCAACCGGGGTGTATGCCTTGACCGACCTGTTTTTCACGCCGCTCGCGGCGGGATTTTTGAAATAGAAATGCAGGCCCCTGGTTGTTTGCAGGACATTGCAGTTCAGTTCCAGGTAATTGACTATTGCATGGACAATCTCGGCCTGCGCCTTGTTGTCCACGTCGATCTGGATCATATCATCGGCCAACACACCGGCGTAATCGCCCCGCTCCGGAGGAAATGGCCGCATCTCCTCCATTTTTTCCAACGGCACCTTGCCCTTGGTTTTTAGATAGCCTTTATACATATTCACTTTGCACCACCTGCTACAAAATCACGGAGACGTTTGCGGGCCACATCGATATACCAGGAAATATCCAGCTTCGGCGGCAAGGGCAGGTGATTGACATTGCCGTTTTCGATAAAGCAGCGCTCAGGAGTATTGGCGATTTTTTCGATGCGCTCCAGGGTTTTCTGTTTAAATACGCCCGCGTCACGCCGGCTGCGGGAGGCGAATACGCGCAAAACGCGCTCGCTGAGGAGTTTATCCCCGTGCATGGCGTACATATATTTGCGCGACACCTTAACGATTTTCTGGAATTCCATCAGGTTCTTACATCTTGTTATGGTCTCTTCCAACGGCGTCCCCTCGGTGAAATATTTGATTAACGCCTTGTTGACGATAGGCAAATCGTTGTCCAGCACGTCAAGCTTCTTGACGTAGGCACCTTTGGACTTATAAGTTTTATCCGCATGGATGACGATGTAGTTGTTCACATCTTTCTGGAAGATGCGTTCAAATGTCTCGAATTCTAAAACCATGCGGGTGCGCGCTTCCCATTCGCCGCAAACAGATTTGATAAAATCCACATCGCCGTTATCGAGTTTTACAATTACGCCGTCCGTGTTGGACTGGATGATTTTACAATGCGGCTCCAATTTTTCAATCAGATCCAACAGTAAAAGCTGGCCGCCGACGCACACGTTATTTGCCTGAAGGGGGTCATACAGGGCGTTGTATTTATCCTTCATTGCCCCATACGTGCTGTTAAGGACAATCTTGTACGGCTGCTGCATGGGGTTTTTTTCTTTTTTCAGCCGGATGCGCTCGTCCCGGATTTGGCGGTACTTATCGGGATCAACGACGTTCCGGCTGAGAAAGTTGTACTCAATCATCAGGGCGGGATAGTAGGAGTTGACATCGATGTTCAGAAACACCCCTTCCCCCTGGTAATTGTCAATGGCCCCATGAATGCCACCCCAGGCGAAAATATGGCGAACACCGGCGACGGGTACTTTCAAGGACTTGTTATAATCCCGGTTCGCCTGATCGCCATACCAGTCGGCGATGTGCCGGTATTTACTGAGGCGCAGGGTGTCCGGCAGGGTGATCTGAAACTCATCATGGTAACTTTGCCGGGTTGCTTCCAGGATGATTGCCGCAAGCTGGGCCTTGGTCTTGCTGATCTGGTTCAGCGGCAGCTTAAAGGCATTGAGGAGCGACAGTTGCGTCTCGAACTCATCGGTCCGGTTCAGAAACACTTCCATGGTTTGCTCCACGTCATGGCGGCAGTACTTTTCGACCTGCCGCAGCTCCGCCTCTGTCAATTTTCGGGCGGTTTTAAAGCTGACGTCGGTTTCCCTAATGTCATTGCCCATATAGCCTTCCAGCTGCTTAAGCCCGTGATAGCTGGTCATAATGTCAAACACATAGAACTGGATTTTGTTAAACACTCCGGAGTATTCCCAGCCTTTGCGGTCTTCGGCGATAATGAACTTCGATACTTCATACGGGTCAAAATCCAGCAATATCCCCTTCAGGATATACTGGTCATAGCTGCGCGAGTTGTAGCCGATCCATATTTCATTTTTGTTCTTTTCGTAAAAGCGGCGAAGTTTATCAGGGTCGTTGATGATGGTATGAAAGGTCTGGGTGTTGGCATCCGCCAACACCACTAACCAGTCATAACGAAAGACTTCGAAGTCAAAAAAAATCATGAGTCGGAGAAAACGTCCTCAATTTTGTAAGTCTTATATCCCTTGTCGTTTTCGCCGTAATCAAGAACATATTCCAATTTTTCCGTTTCAATGGCTTCCGCAACGTCCATCAGCATATCGTTGTACTGCTTAAAATTATCAAAGTCGATTTCCACGCCGGATTCCAGGCTGCGCAGGAAGTCGTTGGCCACATGAATGCCAAAGCCGGTGGTCAACATTTGATAATAGAAAACATACTGGCCCTTGTATTCCCCGGCGATAATTTTCATCCAGCAGGCCAACATCGGTTCATCAGCTTTTTTACTGGCCTTCAGTTCCAGTTTGGTAATTTTGACCTCATATTTGCCTTTTGGCACATCTTTGAATTCCTGCTTGTTTTCCGCTGCCTTCTTTACGTCATCCTTTAAGCCGGCAGTATCAATGTTCTTGTCCCATTTCTCCCAAATATTAGCCATGCTAAGTTTTCTCCCTCACATTCAATTACGCAGATTTTCTGGAACGTCTTTTAGGCTTGTCCCCACCGGCAGGAGCTGCTGCCTCGATTGGCACTTCAACCCCTGTTTTTTCGGGAGCTTCCCCCGCCGGCTCATCGGCAGCCGCCGCTTGAGGCGTTGGTCTAGGCTTAGTGTCTGCCTCCGGCTTGGCTGTCCGGTACAGTTCCATGAATTTGTTATAATCAAGCTCTACCCGGTCGGTGCCGAATTTCAGCCGGCCGCCACCAAACTGGACGCTGTCGGTTTTGAACTTGATAAAGCGGCGGTCGTCTTCCTCGATAATGACCCGGCCGACAATATCGACCATGCCGGCGATTTTGTTTGCGTATTTATCCTGCAGGTTAGGCTTAATCGTGGTGATTTTATCACCGTTGCGTTTCGTGATCTCTGCGACAATTTCATGGCTAAGTAATATGATTCCGTAGCCCGCATTGGTAAGGCGGCGGATATGGGGCAAAAAC contains:
- a CDS encoding gamma-glutamylcyclotransferase family protein, with the translated sequence MKKIYLAYGSNLNIEQMAMRCPTAQVLGPAKLRGYRASFRGMEGNAVMNIEPDAAGIVPVLLWGIEPADEVALDRYEGFPRLYRKEIVTVPFKGERVKAMVYVMNEGFPLGTPGNRYYYIIRKGYQEAGFDIGILHRAIKESAFPEQERYKPNYNFRW
- a CDS encoding amidoligase family protein — translated: MKNQYFGIEIELTGITRYQAATTIAAYFGTSSNNSYGTYKVPDNQGRTWLVVRDGSITAQKKVNGVRMFANDDERQVEVVSPKCRYEDIETIQELVRRLRKGGAFVNSSCGIHIHVDAANHNAKTLRNLLNLMASKEDMLYKALHVDLERMRKYCQKVNGSLVEDINRTKPATMEALKKLWYKPYSGGTNIHYHKSRYHGLNFHSVFTKGTVEFRLFNSTTHAGKIKAYIQLCLAISHQAIAQRGASARKTATTNEKFTFRTWLLRLGLIGDEFKTARQHLLEKLEGNSAWRYAAS
- a CDS encoding DNA cytosine methyltransferase; this encodes MMTFIDLCSGIGGFRLGLELAGHKCIGYSECDKYAVRSYQAMYNTEGEWYSGDITKLKPEDIPQADIWCFGFPCQDVSCANGRRKGLAGERSGIYYTIINLVKGKNEEDKPTYLLIENVKNLLHIHEGWDFTEVLAELDEAGYDAIWQVLNSKDFGVPQSRERVFIIANLRSRGRREILPVAGTNGRALKQIVGGMQGYRVYDPNGASATVTNASGGLDKGTGLYLVRPVIGLNRMGKRQNGRLFKNPGEPMFTLTGQDTHGIAIKDPAFRIRRLTPKECWRLQGFSDELFEKARAVNQEAQLRKQAGNAVTVNVVYALAKTLPSMQN
- a CDS encoding site-specific DNA-methyltransferase, which codes for MEIVKLPIEKLNAAPYNPRIDLKPGDKEYEKLKKSILTFGYIDPIIVNKRGYVVVGGHQRLKILQATGNKTVEVSLVDLPRDQEKALNIALNKTGGGWDIPKLQDLLAELQETGMDIEITGYDDLEIEELMRVALADEEANSPKKQAVEDDFDAEEEAAKIKNPVSKPGDIWLLGRHRLLCGDATKAEDVQRLVDGKLCNMVFTDPPYNVSYVGKTADSLKIQNDSMADGDFYKFLLKAYQNMLEAVEPGGAIYVCHADTEGLNFRKAMVDAGWLLKQCLVWIKNSMVLGRQDYHWQHEPILYGWRPGAAHVWNSDRKQTTVWPFDRPSRSSDHPTMKPVAIPVNAIQNSSKAGDIVLDLFGGSGSTLIAAEQTGRVCYTSEIDPVYADVIVSRYIAFTDSYKRVFLLRNGEKKAYMDVAGEMAS
- a CDS encoding DUF3310 domain-containing protein codes for the protein MSKWLASNQKHYQIARVEPIEVLQMYLSPEEFQGYLRGNALKYLLRVGHKDEPKKEVDKAYQYSKWLRQAVNGKIINPRQEED
- a CDS encoding phage/plasmid primase, P4 family, encoding MYKGYLKTKGKVPLEKMEEMRPFPPERGDYAGVLADDMIQIDVDNKAQAEIVHAIVNYLELNCNVLQTTRGLHFYFKNPAASGVKNRSVKAYTPVGIKIDVGVGLKNSLVPLVVNGTAREWLNQTEEPDELPDWLRPVKITPVNWFSLGEGDGRNQELFNYIVKLQSAGLAKESIVETINLINKFILKTPLAQREIDTITRDEAFPTETFFSERGKFLHDGFARWFMNNEHVVRINGLLHIYRHGLYTNNWEVFERKMLDKIPTLTSSQRNEVLRYIQVTCDSDASLAEARFVGLKSKIYDIETDSLLDYTPKIVLKNRIPYDYDPATYDRTVDLVFGKITCKDANLRLLLEEMIGYCLYRKKSFGKTFFLTAGGENGKSTFLDMIKTMLGRENIATLEPADFEKRFVNAQLFGKLANIGDDISSNYRENSSIFKKLVTGESIMVENKGETPFMLDNYATLVFCTNEMPRINDQSHGFMRRLIIIPFNARFSVTDPDYDPFIKDKLLTETGMKYLLKLAVDGLKRLLKNKRFTNSAQVSEQLKLYESINNPVLLFVESHQVENQIARDVYLQYSSWCRENGLSPVSNINFGRILSSKNLFKTVFKKVDGKSFRIYAKIQEA
- a CDS encoding DUF669 domain-containing protein, which translates into the protein MANIWEKWDKNIDTAGLKDDVKKAAENKQEFKDVPKGKYEVKITKLELKASKKADEPMLACWMKIIAGEYKGQYVFYYQMLTTGFGIHVANDFLRSLESGVEIDFDNFKQYNDMLMDVAEAIETEKLEYVLDYGENDKGYKTYKIEDVFSDS